A genomic segment from Trueperaceae bacterium encodes:
- a CDS encoding 2,6-beta-D-fructofuranosidase, producing MTERKELSGEHNGLLLLEKRLFVSDAYLIIPIQNDGPEGQLSLRVNDEVVFQYNTNLASTIDTVDWYAFFSLECFRGMQAEITGLNVTEEGFDLIRQSNSIPSKNDLFVEKYRPQFHFTSRTGWLNDPNGLIYYQGEYHLFYQHNPTGLSWGNMTWGHAISHDLIRWRELPKVLFPNPETGTCFSGATFIDSKNQLRKKTGDEDVLVAFYLRTEIGLCLAYSNDRGRTFTDYELNPVLNHEGARIDTPRPFWHEPTKRWVAPTYDFFINSSGEKRRCVGFYSSSNLTEWRFESRVEQDGWGDELCGCVDFFELPVDQNPHNKKWVMILIDGSYIVGDFDGTTFYTLYGKSATTDDRISSLVIQGDYYGTMTWHNMPRDRRVQIAWMRNYETYPGMAFNQQMTIPSELTLHSTNCGPRLRMNPIRELEGLRKETHQWTDFNLSENDDLLRNIQANLLDLEIEFEPLKASTILFLIRGAQVSYDAQEQTLSACGVSAKLFPIEGSINLRILLDRTSIEIYGNDGRVYIPKVIFPEAKDTAIKLKSTKGEIKITYLRIHHLGSAWEDSPTTNDRQYSL from the coding sequence ATGACAGAGCGTAAAGAGCTTTCAGGAGAACACAATGGGTTATTGCTTCTTGAAAAGCGTCTTTTTGTATCCGACGCATACCTTATCATCCCTATACAAAATGACGGCCCCGAAGGACAATTGTCCCTCCGTGTTAACGATGAAGTGGTTTTTCAGTACAACACGAACTTAGCAAGTACAATCGATACCGTTGACTGGTATGCCTTCTTCTCCCTCGAATGTTTTAGAGGTATGCAGGCCGAGATAACTGGCTTAAACGTGACTGAAGAAGGATTTGACCTAATAAGACAGTCAAATTCTATCCCAAGCAAAAACGACTTATTCGTAGAAAAATACCGCCCACAATTTCATTTCACATCACGAACTGGTTGGTTGAATGATCCAAACGGCCTAATTTATTACCAAGGCGAATACCACCTTTTCTACCAACACAATCCTACAGGCTTATCTTGGGGAAATATGACGTGGGGCCATGCAATTAGCCATGACTTAATACGTTGGCGGGAACTACCGAAAGTGCTTTTCCCTAATCCAGAAACCGGTACTTGCTTCTCGGGTGCGACATTTATTGATAGTAAAAACCAATTAAGGAAAAAAACTGGCGACGAAGATGTTCTGGTTGCCTTCTATTTGCGAACTGAGATCGGCTTGTGTTTAGCCTATTCAAACGACAGAGGTCGAACATTCACGGATTACGAACTCAATCCTGTCCTTAATCATGAGGGCGCAAGAATCGATACCCCCAGGCCTTTCTGGCACGAACCCACAAAACGATGGGTTGCTCCTACTTACGACTTCTTCATCAACTCCAGCGGAGAGAAACGTCGGTGCGTTGGCTTCTACAGCTCTTCAAACCTCACGGAGTGGCGATTCGAAAGTAGGGTAGAACAGGATGGCTGGGGTGACGAGCTGTGTGGTTGCGTTGACTTCTTCGAACTACCCGTTGATCAAAACCCGCACAACAAGAAATGGGTAATGATATTAATTGACGGAAGTTACATCGTAGGAGATTTTGACGGCACTACCTTTTACACGCTTTATGGTAAATCAGCTACAACCGATGATCGGATTTCATCCCTAGTTATTCAAGGAGATTATTACGGCACTATGACGTGGCATAACATGCCAAGAGATCGACGTGTACAAATTGCTTGGATGCGCAATTACGAAACATATCCTGGCATGGCCTTCAACCAACAAATGACAATTCCATCAGAACTCACTCTCCACTCAACAAATTGCGGCCCTCGCTTGAGAATGAATCCTATTAGGGAGCTAGAAGGGCTTCGGAAGGAGACGCATCAATGGACAGATTTTAATCTCTCGGAAAATGATGATCTCCTACGCAACATCCAGGCCAATCTTCTTGATTTAGAAATTGAATTTGAACCGCTTAAGGCCTCAACGATTCTTTTCCTGATTCGCGGTGCACAAGTGTCATACGACGCGCAGGAACAAACATTGTCAGCTTGTGGGGTTTCCGCAAAGTTGTTTCCGATTGAAGGATCGATAAACCTTCGAATATTGCTGGACAGGACATCTATTGAGATTTACGGAAACGATGGTCGCGTTTATATTCCCAAGGTTATCTTCCCAGAAGCAAAAGATACCGCAATAAAATTAAAGTCTACTAAAGGTGAGATAAAGATCACGTATCTTCGCATCCATCATCTTGGTTCCGCTTGGGAAGATTCCCCTACAACTAATGATCGCCAATACTCTTTATAA
- a CDS encoding peptidase S41: MKRNWLFVSLAVCVLMVALVKAQLSRDIVNEFLATDFGRAFLETYSALKTDYLTDVEDEVIIRGAINGMLEALDDPFTSYEDAQSAELDAETRSGSFGGIGATLSARNRKENSLVEIINVFRDSPAAKAGIRRGDIFKEVDGVNVEESDLSEIVSRVRGPEGTQVELKMLRPSESELIEFTFTVIRGEIEIVSVESTVLPQNVGYLSINTFSNERVHEQLVEQITSLERQGATSLILDLRNNGGGLLSQGILVADTFLKSGDIVFQRSRGVTRRLASADSDHSSLPLVVLVNENSASASEIVAGALQENGRALVIGEETFGKGVGQSVSRLADGGQLVLLNFEWLTPNRRSINKHGITPDIIVDDVLSNPLISVEGEGASEGMTIEFLVDGEVIGSATANEEGSFNFFQPFTRHDGSDIQGEAIVDLNSDPALQVAFDTLVNQVGTRVEDD; this comes from the coding sequence ATGAAACGCAATTGGTTGTTTGTTTCTCTAGCCGTGTGCGTTCTTATGGTTGCCCTGGTTAAGGCCCAGCTTTCCAGAGATATTGTTAATGAATTCTTGGCGACTGATTTCGGGAGAGCCTTCCTCGAGACTTACTCTGCCCTAAAGACCGATTACCTTACAGATGTAGAGGACGAGGTGATTATCCGGGGCGCGATTAACGGAATGCTTGAAGCTCTCGATGACCCCTTCACGAGTTACGAGGATGCTCAGTCCGCAGAGCTTGATGCTGAGACCCGCTCAGGCTCTTTCGGTGGGATTGGAGCCACTCTTTCTGCCCGAAATCGCAAAGAAAATAGCCTAGTCGAGATCATTAACGTTTTCCGGGATAGTCCTGCTGCCAAAGCTGGTATTAGACGGGGCGACATCTTCAAAGAGGTTGATGGAGTAAATGTTGAGGAGTCAGACCTAAGTGAGATTGTAAGTCGAGTACGGGGTCCAGAGGGTACCCAAGTCGAACTGAAGATGCTTCGTCCATCGGAAAGCGAACTAATTGAATTCACATTTACAGTGATTCGTGGCGAAATTGAAATAGTTTCGGTTGAATCAACGGTATTGCCCCAGAACGTTGGTTACCTGAGCATAAATACCTTCTCAAACGAACGTGTGCACGAACAGCTTGTTGAGCAGATCACTTCCCTCGAGAGGCAGGGCGCAACTTCGTTGATTTTAGACCTCCGGAATAACGGTGGCGGTTTACTAAGTCAGGGAATTTTAGTGGCTGACACATTTTTGAAATCTGGCGACATTGTGTTTCAGCGTTCCCGTGGGGTAACCAGACGACTAGCCTCAGCGGATTCCGACCATTCTAGTCTTCCGTTGGTGGTATTGGTTAACGAAAATTCTGCTTCAGCGTCCGAGATAGTAGCTGGAGCACTACAGGAGAATGGACGTGCTCTAGTAATTGGTGAAGAAACTTTCGGCAAGGGCGTTGGTCAATCCGTCAGCCGTTTAGCGGATGGTGGTCAGCTAGTGCTCCTTAATTTTGAATGGCTTACTCCTAACCGCCGTAGCATTAATAAACATGGGATAACCCCAGACATTATTGTGGATGATGTTCTTTCCAACCCACTAATCTCCGTTGAAGGCGAAGGAGCGTCGGAAGGGATGACCATTGAGTTCTTGGTTGATGGTGAGGTCATAGGTAGTGCAACTGCTAACGAAGAGGGAAGCTTTAACTTCTTCCAACCGTTCACCCGGCATGATGGAAGTGATATCCAAGGTGAAGCTATCGTGGACCTAAATTCCGATCCCGCACTACAAGTTGCTTTTGACACCCTTGTCAACCAGGTAGGGACACGGGTGGAAGATGACTGA
- a CDS encoding 2-deoxy-D-gluconate 3-dehydrogenase, translating into MFDLTGKVAIVTGGNSGIGRGIARGLAGAGANVAIVARDQDRSAEVVKELQDMGGSALAVPCDVTSLSSIEDMVNAVVTECGRIDVLVNNAGSNIRKAPEELEADEWHQVISVNLDSIFLCSKAVYPAMKKAGGGKILNNGSMLSLFGSPWGPAYAASKGGVVQLSKSLATAWAKDDIQVNCFLPGWVDTPLTQGLRAQVEGVSDKVLARTPADRWGHIDDFQGLAVFLSSAASDFITGAVIPVDGGFSASLL; encoded by the coding sequence ATGTTTGATCTTACTGGCAAGGTGGCGATTGTAACTGGCGGGAATAGTGGGATTGGTCGGGGAATTGCACGTGGCCTGGCTGGAGCTGGTGCTAACGTAGCAATTGTAGCGCGGGATCAAGATCGTTCTGCAGAGGTTGTAAAAGAGTTGCAAGATATGGGTGGCTCTGCGTTAGCTGTACCATGCGATGTTACATCCCTTTCTTCCATTGAAGATATGGTCAATGCCGTCGTGACTGAATGTGGCCGTATAGATGTACTTGTCAATAACGCAGGTAGTAACATTCGTAAGGCTCCGGAAGAACTTGAGGCAGACGAGTGGCACCAAGTGATCTCCGTTAACTTAGATAGCATTTTTCTGTGCAGCAAAGCTGTGTATCCTGCAATGAAGAAGGCTGGTGGCGGCAAGATCCTGAATAATGGGTCGATGTTGTCACTATTCGGTTCACCTTGGGGGCCAGCATATGCAGCCTCCAAAGGTGGTGTGGTCCAGCTCTCCAAGAGTTTAGCGACAGCTTGGGCGAAGGATGACATCCAAGTTAACTGTTTTTTGCCTGGATGGGTTGATACCCCACTAACGCAGGGACTCAGGGCCCAGGTAGAAGGTGTCAGTGATAAGGTTCTCGCGAGAACTCCAGCAGATCGATGGGGCCATATCGACGATTTTCAGGGGTTAGCGGTGTTCCTTAGCAGCGCTGCTTCAGATTTCATCACTGGAGCGGTTATCCCGGTTGACGGCGGGTTTTCTGCGAGCCTACTTTGA
- a CDS encoding RNA helicase: MSFSDFGLHPKVGSGINAAGYLEPTPIQEKAIPLVMAGRDVMGLAQTGTGKTAAFALPILHRLIRGRRGQVRALIVAPTRELAEQINDSFRTLGRGTGLRSATVYGGVGMNPQIRALDGGAEVIVACPGRLLDHLSKDGSLLRDVEVLVLDEADHMFDMGFLPDIRRILRSLPPERQTLMFSATMPRDIQKLAQEALKEPKTVQVDLIAPAKTVSHAIYPLEKHQKTAMLKHVLKQLDPRATLVFTRTKHRAKRLAQQLERSGYRAVALQGNMSQNKRQQALDGFRKDRYQILVATDIAARGIDIIRVSHVINYDMPSTADAYTHRIGRTGRAERSGDAFTFVTTEDSGMIRIVERLLGEPLKRVRPEGFDYNTSPPKGQAEFDRGSRHQGQKANSSKSTQRRSRSNTRNRSNSSKGSYASNQRRQNWRRSGSSKSTRND; this comes from the coding sequence ATGTCATTTTCTGACTTTGGACTCCACCCTAAAGTGGGGTCTGGTATCAATGCAGCCGGCTATTTAGAGCCTACGCCCATCCAAGAGAAGGCCATACCCTTAGTGATGGCTGGCCGGGACGTAATGGGACTCGCCCAAACTGGAACTGGTAAAACTGCCGCATTTGCACTCCCTATCCTTCACCGTCTCATCCGAGGTCGGCGAGGGCAAGTTCGAGCTCTCATTGTGGCGCCGACGCGAGAGCTTGCTGAACAAATTAACGACAGTTTCCGCACCCTAGGTAGAGGAACTGGCTTGCGCAGCGCTACCGTCTATGGGGGGGTTGGGATGAATCCTCAAATAAGGGCTTTGGATGGGGGAGCAGAAGTCATTGTCGCCTGTCCAGGCCGGCTACTTGATCATCTTAGTAAGGATGGTTCCCTCCTTCGTGATGTGGAAGTGTTGGTTCTCGACGAAGCTGATCACATGTTTGATATGGGCTTCCTCCCCGATATACGGCGTATTCTTCGTAGCCTTCCCCCTGAGAGGCAAACGCTCATGTTTTCTGCGACGATGCCACGAGATATACAGAAGCTAGCTCAGGAGGCCCTTAAAGAACCTAAAACAGTTCAAGTGGACCTTATAGCTCCAGCTAAAACTGTTTCTCATGCTATTTATCCCCTAGAGAAGCATCAGAAGACAGCAATGTTGAAGCACGTGCTGAAGCAGTTAGACCCCCGGGCCACCTTAGTGTTCACTCGTACTAAGCATCGAGCTAAAAGGCTTGCTCAACAGCTAGAGCGCTCTGGTTATCGCGCAGTTGCTTTGCAGGGAAACATGTCACAGAATAAGCGCCAACAGGCTCTCGACGGCTTTCGGAAAGACCGCTATCAGATTCTAGTTGCTACCGATATTGCTGCTCGGGGCATAGACATTATTCGGGTTTCGCACGTAATCAATTACGATATGCCTTCCACTGCGGATGCGTACACTCACCGTATAGGTAGGACTGGGAGGGCTGAGCGGAGTGGTGATGCGTTTACTTTTGTCACAACCGAAGATTCAGGAATGATTAGGATTGTCGAGAGGTTGTTAGGAGAACCACTTAAACGCGTTCGGCCTGAGGGTTTCGATTACAATACTTCCCCGCCCAAGGGGCAAGCTGAATTCGATCGCGGCTCGCGGCATCAGGGGCAGAAGGCAAACAGTTCTAAATCTACTCAGCGACGTAGTCGGTCGAACACACGGAATCGGTCGAATTCTAGCAAGGGTTCTTATGCAAGTAATCAGCGACGCCAAAATTGGCGTCGAAGTGGTTCAAGCAAAAGCACCCGTAATGATTGA
- a CDS encoding Zn-dependent hydrolase: MLRITWYGHASFGIESESGIRLVTDPYDPNRSGYRSFPEQADIVIKSSSSDDGHNNDHLVPKKNGSRVVDALEIAVSGKTATSHGVTFRAIEAMEHEHHRDHNPDQNAMYRFSIDGLEVVHMGDMGNRLSSSQLDFLRGADILLALAGGFPGIELHELKMTIDETKPRIVIPMHFRTLRYKFRNMHWIPEFLKYFSNDSIDFAFSCEAKISKQDLPFDTRVLVLDYF; encoded by the coding sequence ATCTTGCGCATTACTTGGTACGGCCACGCAAGCTTCGGTATCGAGTCGGAATCTGGCATCCGCCTCGTTACTGACCCGTACGACCCGAATAGATCGGGCTATCGATCATTCCCTGAGCAGGCTGACATCGTTATTAAGTCGAGTTCTTCTGACGACGGTCACAACAACGACCATTTAGTTCCGAAAAAAAATGGTAGCAGAGTTGTTGATGCTTTAGAAATAGCTGTTAGCGGAAAAACTGCTACTAGCCACGGCGTTACGTTCAGAGCTATCGAAGCTATGGAACACGAACATCACCGCGATCACAACCCTGACCAAAATGCAATGTATCGATTCTCAATCGATGGGTTAGAAGTTGTACACATGGGTGACATGGGTAACCGTTTATCAAGTTCCCAGTTGGATTTCTTACGCGGGGCCGATATACTCTTGGCTCTTGCGGGGGGCTTTCCGGGTATTGAACTCCATGAATTAAAGATGACAATCGATGAAACAAAACCTCGGATCGTTATTCCCATGCACTTCCGTACTCTTCGTTATAAGTTTAGAAACATGCACTGGATCCCCGAATTTCTAAAGTACTTCTCCAACGATTCAATCGATTTCGCTTTTTCTTGCGAGGCAAAAATAAGCAAACAGGACCTGCCCTTTGATACCCGCGTACTTGTTCTTGACTACTTTTAG
- a CDS encoding EamA family transporter, producing MLGTVRVPYPEESWVLSLYLAKKGTLKLAVFKHWSGFRSLLTLTFAAFVAVVVINGGVSVAVRFSYVELPTFWGATLRFGAATIILWVLLALFKGKIPHGRALLTSLLFGVLGVGGASSLMYWSLETIPASLHSIIVSVVPLLTLFFAFFHRLETLNRRSVIGAFLAAGGVAIAYGGTVSGDVSVVRLLALLLAAVCMAEAGVVMKPFAQLNPLAVSTIAATVGTVMIAVVSIIAGETWVLPSTAGMWWILIYLAVGTSVLGFLLYLYVLKRWTASATSYSMVLIPLVTVVIANVLAGEQITWLFIIGGLLVLGGVWFGALMPRRNYIDEKT from the coding sequence TTGCTGGGCACAGTGAGAGTTCCTTATCCGGAAGAAAGCTGGGTATTGTCTCTTTATCTAGCGAAGAAGGGAACCTTAAAGTTGGCTGTATTTAAGCATTGGTCCGGCTTCCGATCATTATTAACTCTTACGTTCGCAGCTTTCGTTGCTGTCGTAGTTATTAATGGTGGTGTTTCGGTAGCGGTTCGATTTAGTTATGTGGAGTTACCTACCTTCTGGGGGGCAACTTTAAGGTTCGGTGCAGCGACAATAATTTTGTGGGTCTTGCTGGCGCTCTTCAAGGGTAAAATACCCCACGGTCGAGCACTGCTCACATCCCTACTTTTTGGTGTTCTCGGTGTGGGCGGGGCCAGTTCATTGATGTATTGGAGTCTCGAGACAATACCGGCTAGTTTGCATTCGATCATTGTTTCAGTAGTGCCCTTATTAACGTTGTTTTTCGCTTTTTTTCATCGCCTCGAAACTCTCAACCGACGCAGTGTAATCGGTGCGTTTTTGGCGGCTGGTGGTGTAGCTATTGCGTACGGCGGTACCGTTAGTGGTGACGTGTCAGTAGTAAGGCTCCTAGCTTTACTACTTGCTGCAGTATGTATGGCTGAGGCAGGAGTAGTAATGAAGCCGTTTGCTCAGTTAAATCCGTTAGCGGTGAGCACTATAGCCGCAACTGTTGGTACCGTAATGATCGCCGTAGTTTCGATAATAGCTGGTGAGACTTGGGTGCTGCCAAGTACAGCAGGTATGTGGTGGATTCTTATTTACTTAGCGGTCGGAACATCAGTCTTAGGTTTCCTTCTTTACCTTTACGTGTTAAAACGCTGGACAGCATCTGCCACCTCTTACAGCATGGTCCTGATACCACTTGTAACTGTTGTTATAGCTAATGTATTGGCTGGTGAACAAATAACTTGGTTATTCATTATCGGTGGTTTGCTGGTTCTAGGTGGAGTTTGGTTTGGCGCACTAATGCCACGACGAAATTATATCGACGAAAAAACTTGA
- a CDS encoding flavin oxidoreductase, with protein MNQREFRNALGHFATGITVVTMREGDTVHGITVNAFMSVSLDPPLVAVSIDRQATAHQTLNKTNRYGVSMLGSDQEHLSNHFANRFAAEVVEPFIEVDGFPLVNGALAHLICDIEVAHEVGDHTIFIGQVKHIAVNDKKPLLYYQGKYVGLGD; from the coding sequence ATGAATCAGCGTGAATTCCGCAATGCTCTCGGGCACTTCGCTACAGGTATTACTGTTGTGACTATGCGCGAAGGTGACACCGTACATGGTATTACCGTGAACGCTTTCATGTCGGTTTCTTTGGACCCCCCGTTGGTTGCTGTATCGATAGATAGACAAGCTACCGCACACCAGACACTTAATAAGACTAATCGTTATGGCGTTTCGATGCTGGGAAGTGACCAAGAACACCTCTCTAATCATTTCGCTAACCGCTTTGCAGCAGAAGTGGTTGAACCCTTCATTGAAGTCGATGGGTTCCCTCTTGTTAATGGCGCCTTGGCTCACCTGATATGTGACATAGAGGTCGCACACGAGGTTGGAGATCACACAATATTTATTGGTCAGGTTAAGCACATTGCCGTTAATGATAAGAAGCCATTGCTTTATTACCAAGGTAAGTATGTTGGTTTAGGAGATTAG
- the rpmG gene encoding 50S ribosomal protein L33, with the protein MAKNGPRIKILMRSSLSAYAYATTKNRRNTPQKLELRKYDPVVRKHVLFKETKA; encoded by the coding sequence ATGGCAAAGAACGGGCCACGCATCAAGATTCTCATGCGATCGAGCTTGAGCGCTTATGCGTACGCCACAACAAAGAACCGGCGCAACACCCCACAAAAGCTAGAACTCCGCAAATACGACCCGGTGGTGCGCAAACACGTTCTATTCAAAGAAACAAAAGCTTAA
- a CDS encoding 3-oxoacyl-ACP reductase → MVSNKKVAIVTGAGSGIGRATAVALMEVGYSVTLAGRRRDALEATSASAPVGASVLIVPTDVRDIHSVQALFRKTIEAFGRLDLLFNNAGVGAPPVSIDELTLEQWQTVVDINLTGPFLCTQEAFRIMKDQEPQGGRIINNGSISAHVPRPNSAPYTSTKHAITGLTRSTSLDGRQYDIACGQIDIGNAKSEMTERMSAGVAQADGAVRAEPVMDVDNVANTIVHMASLPLNANVQFVTVMATTMPYIGRG, encoded by the coding sequence ATGGTGTCAAACAAGAAAGTTGCCATCGTAACTGGAGCAGGAAGTGGAATTGGTAGGGCTACGGCTGTTGCGTTGATGGAAGTTGGTTACTCTGTGACTCTAGCTGGCCGGAGGAGGGATGCATTGGAGGCAACTTCTGCGTCGGCTCCCGTTGGAGCTAGCGTTCTGATTGTTCCTACGGATGTGCGTGACATTCATTCTGTGCAGGCGCTATTTAGGAAGACTATTGAAGCTTTTGGTCGCCTTGACCTCCTTTTCAATAATGCAGGCGTGGGTGCGCCTCCCGTGTCCATAGACGAGCTTACTCTTGAACAGTGGCAAACAGTTGTTGACATTAATTTAACTGGCCCTTTTCTGTGTACCCAAGAAGCGTTTCGAATTATGAAAGACCAGGAGCCACAAGGCGGTCGAATCATTAATAATGGTTCTATTTCTGCTCATGTACCTCGTCCTAACTCGGCACCATATACGTCTACAAAGCACGCTATAACTGGGCTTACCCGATCTACTTCGCTTGACGGCCGTCAGTACGATATTGCGTGTGGTCAAATAGATATTGGTAATGCCAAAAGTGAAATGACGGAGAGGATGTCAGCAGGTGTTGCCCAGGCTGATGGAGCCGTTCGAGCTGAACCTGTAATGGACGTAGATAACGTAGCTAATACAATTGTTCACATGGCGAGCCTCCCATTGAATGCCAACGTCCAGTTCGTGACAGTGATGGCAACCACAATGCCCTACATCGGAAGGGGTTAA
- a CDS encoding peptidase S1: MRKHLVAIIIIVLVGAGAALTQGVSPINSARSLLEDERNTIEIVREFGPSVVAVNVIAPLSRGQGFNGPLGDLSDRLRERLQRDPKGGFKFELDAPKQDRPARQGSGSAFLLDSEKHMVTNFHVIQAALLPETNELRDGAEINVIFPNVEDPIPVKVLGANPSFDLAILVPLDGKLPEGATPLLLGDSDLVEVGQKAVAIGNPFGLASTVTTGIVSAVGRTLPSVGQIPISMIQIDAAINPGNSGGPLLNSSGEVVGINTAIVPGNGGPFSRGAFAGVGFAIPSNLLADNLEILLSGGFTDVFESRPRIGITVRNLRSYPESVRQSLSLPDEGVMVVEVQTGGPGDLAGLRGANFTVNVEGQEFPAGGDSIIAVNGQPLEDATGLQELVFSRAPGDTVVITLVRNNEIMETPIVLEVVPRE; the protein is encoded by the coding sequence ATGAGGAAACATTTAGTCGCGATCATCATTATAGTGCTTGTGGGTGCCGGAGCGGCTTTAACGCAAGGAGTTTCTCCCATAAATTCAGCTCGGTCTCTGTTAGAAGACGAACGCAACACTATCGAGATAGTACGTGAATTCGGGCCCAGCGTAGTAGCTGTTAATGTAATCGCTCCCCTGTCTCGTGGCCAAGGGTTTAACGGTCCGCTAGGTGATTTATCCGATCGTCTGCGTGAGCGCTTACAGAGAGATCCCAAAGGCGGCTTTAAGTTTGAATTAGATGCACCTAAACAGGATCGTCCTGCGCGACAGGGGAGTGGTAGTGCATTCTTGCTTGATAGTGAGAAGCACATGGTAACTAATTTTCATGTGATTCAGGCCGCCCTTCTCCCTGAAACTAACGAGCTTCGGGATGGCGCTGAAATCAACGTCATTTTTCCTAATGTGGAAGATCCCATCCCAGTGAAGGTGTTGGGTGCCAACCCATCTTTCGACCTTGCCATATTGGTGCCCCTAGACGGAAAATTACCTGAAGGAGCTACTCCACTCCTGTTGGGAGACTCTGATCTTGTGGAGGTTGGCCAGAAAGCTGTTGCAATCGGCAATCCTTTTGGTCTTGCCTCCACGGTCACAACAGGAATTGTTTCGGCAGTTGGCCGGACTCTACCCTCAGTTGGTCAGATCCCAATTTCAATGATCCAGATAGACGCAGCTATCAATCCTGGTAACTCTGGTGGGCCGTTACTAAACTCCAGTGGTGAGGTCGTGGGCATAAATACCGCAATAGTTCCCGGTAACGGCGGCCCCTTCAGCCGGGGTGCATTCGCTGGCGTTGGTTTTGCCATCCCCAGTAACCTCCTAGCAGATAATCTCGAGATTCTTCTTTCTGGTGGCTTTACTGACGTGTTTGAGTCCCGACCGAGAATTGGGATTACAGTCCGTAACCTCCGAAGCTATCCCGAGAGTGTGCGACAGAGCCTCAGTCTTCCTGATGAGGGGGTGATGGTAGTGGAAGTCCAAACCGGTGGTCCAGGTGACCTTGCGGGTCTACGTGGAGCAAATTTCACGGTTAACGTTGAGGGACAGGAATTTCCTGCAGGAGGAGATTCTATAATAGCAGTCAATGGTCAACCTTTAGAGGATGCAACAGGTTTACAGGAGTTAGTGTTTTCCCGGGCTCCAGGAGACACTGTTGTCATCACTTTAGTAAGAAATAACGAGATAATGGAGACGCCTATCGTCCTAGAGGTGGTGCCTCGAGAGTAA